One Drosophila virilis strain 15010-1051.87 chromosome 5, Dvir_AGI_RSII-ME, whole genome shotgun sequence DNA window includes the following coding sequences:
- the LOC6626961 gene encoding uncharacterized protein isoform X2: MAARSAYITNEIIITAMDRFVWFVLLVVMTHLVTEFTRVTGYARGQRNELVLINDTLLQPMPVQNMLLYPSQEYAHYERPQSAVGGGNSIQQNAALMLGNLAGGGGSSSGAVGGANAAEPSYPFFSLRPLIDSIFEIPISTLRAVNNLVGRLTGSYRQAPAPDEMQKSVAIEADAPLRLPAAHPVAMPGNFRLSAATTTTASTGSAKRQQMREELA; encoded by the exons ATGGCAGCGCGCAGTGCCTACATCACAAACGAG ATAATTATCACAGCCATGGACCGTTTTGTCTGGTTTGTGCTGCTGGTGGTCATGACGCACCTGGTCACCGAATTTACACGCGTCACCGGCTATGCGAGAGGACAACGCAACGAGCTGGTGCTCATCAACGAT ACTCTGCTGCAGCCGATGCCCGTACAGAATATGCTGCTCTATCCTAGTCAGGAATATGCCCACTACGAGCGTCCCCAGTCCGCAGTCGGCGGTGGCAACAGCATACAGCAGAATGCGGCGCTGATGCTGGGCAATTTGGCTGGTGGCGGTGGAAGCAGTAGCGGTGCGGTCGGAGGTGCCAATGCCGCGGAACCGAGCTATCCGTTCTTTAGCCTGCGGCCATTAATTGACAGCATTTTCGAG ATACCAATTTCCACTTTGCGCGCCGTCAACAATCTGGTGGGTCGCCTCACGGGCAGCTATCGGCAGGCGCCGGCACCGGATGAGATGCAAAAATCGGTGGCCATAGAGGCGGACGCACCACTGCGCCTGCCGGCGGCCCATCCAGTCGCTATGCCCGGCAACTTTAGGCtctcagcagcaacaacaacaacagcatcaacgGGCTCAGCTAAGCGCCAGCAAATGCGCGAAGAGCTGGCGTAG
- the LOC6626961 gene encoding uncharacterized protein isoform X4 has protein sequence MPPMTFDNDIIITAMDRFVWFVLLVVMTHLVTEFTRVTGYARGQRNELVLINDTLLQPMPVQNMLLYPSQEYAHYERPQSAVGGGNSIQQNAALMLGNLAGGGGSSSGAVGGANAAEPSYPFFSLRPLIDSIFEIPISTLRAVNNLVGRLTGSYRQAPAPDEMQKSVAIEADAPLRLPAAHPVAMPGNFRLSAATTTTASTGSAKRQQMREELA, from the exons atgccgCCAATGACATTTGACAACGAT ATAATTATCACAGCCATGGACCGTTTTGTCTGGTTTGTGCTGCTGGTGGTCATGACGCACCTGGTCACCGAATTTACACGCGTCACCGGCTATGCGAGAGGACAACGCAACGAGCTGGTGCTCATCAACGAT ACTCTGCTGCAGCCGATGCCCGTACAGAATATGCTGCTCTATCCTAGTCAGGAATATGCCCACTACGAGCGTCCCCAGTCCGCAGTCGGCGGTGGCAACAGCATACAGCAGAATGCGGCGCTGATGCTGGGCAATTTGGCTGGTGGCGGTGGAAGCAGTAGCGGTGCGGTCGGAGGTGCCAATGCCGCGGAACCGAGCTATCCGTTCTTTAGCCTGCGGCCATTAATTGACAGCATTTTCGAG ATACCAATTTCCACTTTGCGCGCCGTCAACAATCTGGTGGGTCGCCTCACGGGCAGCTATCGGCAGGCGCCGGCACCGGATGAGATGCAAAAATCGGTGGCCATAGAGGCGGACGCACCACTGCGCCTGCCGGCGGCCCATCCAGTCGCTATGCCCGGCAACTTTAGGCtctcagcagcaacaacaacaacagcatcaacgGGCTCAGCTAAGCGCCAGCAAATGCGCGAAGAGCTGGCGTAG
- the LOC6626961 gene encoding uncharacterized protein isoform X3 codes for MIERRSQLDKIIITAMDRFVWFVLLVVMTHLVTEFTRVTGYARGQRNELVLINDTLLQPMPVQNMLLYPSQEYAHYERPQSAVGGGNSIQQNAALMLGNLAGGGGSSSGAVGGANAAEPSYPFFSLRPLIDSIFEIPISTLRAVNNLVGRLTGSYRQAPAPDEMQKSVAIEADAPLRLPAAHPVAMPGNFRLSAATTTTASTGSAKRQQMREELA; via the exons ATAATTATCACAGCCATGGACCGTTTTGTCTGGTTTGTGCTGCTGGTGGTCATGACGCACCTGGTCACCGAATTTACACGCGTCACCGGCTATGCGAGAGGACAACGCAACGAGCTGGTGCTCATCAACGAT ACTCTGCTGCAGCCGATGCCCGTACAGAATATGCTGCTCTATCCTAGTCAGGAATATGCCCACTACGAGCGTCCCCAGTCCGCAGTCGGCGGTGGCAACAGCATACAGCAGAATGCGGCGCTGATGCTGGGCAATTTGGCTGGTGGCGGTGGAAGCAGTAGCGGTGCGGTCGGAGGTGCCAATGCCGCGGAACCGAGCTATCCGTTCTTTAGCCTGCGGCCATTAATTGACAGCATTTTCGAG ATACCAATTTCCACTTTGCGCGCCGTCAACAATCTGGTGGGTCGCCTCACGGGCAGCTATCGGCAGGCGCCGGCACCGGATGAGATGCAAAAATCGGTGGCCATAGAGGCGGACGCACCACTGCGCCTGCCGGCGGCCCATCCAGTCGCTATGCCCGGCAACTTTAGGCtctcagcagcaacaacaacaacagcatcaacgGGCTCAGCTAAGCGCCAGCAAATGCGCGAAGAGCTGGCGTAG